One Candida dubliniensis CD36 chromosome 1, complete sequence genomic region harbors:
- a CDS encoding heat-shock chaperone protein MSI3/SSE1, putative (Similar to C. albicans SSE1;~Similar to C. albicans MSI13), whose amino-acid sequence MSIPFGVDLGNDNTVIACAKNRGIDIVVNEVSNRSTPSLVGFGHKSRYLGETAKNQQTSNIKNTVDNLKRIVGLPHNHPDFEIEKKFFTIPLIKNEIDGGISGKVKYLTKNHEFTATQLLAMYLDKIKDTAVKETKGNISDICLSVPGWYTEKQRRAAADACKIAGLNPVRIVNEVTAAAVGYGVFKAGELPEDDYKKVAFVDVGHSSYQVSIAAVKKGELKILGSAYDKHFGGRNFDYAIAEHFAKEFKSKYKIDVHENPKAYYRVLVAAEKLKKVLSANTQAPINIESVMNDVDVSSSLTREELEELVQPLLDRINVPIETALKDAGLTVDQLDSIEVIGGSSRIPAVKTRISEIFGKPLSFTLNQDEAIAKGNAYICACHSPTVRVRPFKFEDYNQYTVSYFWDKEDDEEEDDHLEVFPKGGLFPSTKIITLFRKGPSFEIEAKYTKPEELPKGTELHIAKWKISGVVPDEGESSIATKIKLRNDPSGFYTIESAHTVVEQTVKELIEPTKNDAKGEEGDEEIDEDAEPQYREVKKLVKKNDLIIECESAALPDGDLQDFIEKEASMVMEDKLVFDTEEKKNQLEEYIYELRGKLDEEYKDFASEQEKEKLSGLLMKAEDWLYEDGEDSTKAKYIAKYEELASIGNVIKGRYLAKEQEKKEQYRQKQEAAQAAAMAEKMAAQREASKKQESSSGKKDKEGDVEMD is encoded by the coding sequence atgTCTATTCCATTTGGTGTTGATTTAGGTAACGATAATACCGTAATTGCTTGTGCTAAAAATAGAGgaattgatattgttgtcAATGAAGTTTCTAATAGATCAACTCCTTCATTAGTTGGATTTGGTCATAAATCAAGATATTTGGGTGAAACTGccaaaaatcaacaaacttctaatattaaaaatactgttgataatttaaaaagaattgttgGATTACCTCATAATCATcctgattttgaaattgaaaaaaaatttttcacaattccattaattaaaaatgaaattgatggtGGAATTTCTGGTAAAGTTAAATATTTAACTAAAAATCATGAATTTACTGCTACTCAATTATTAGCCATGTATTTAgataaaattaaagataCTGCTGTTAAAGAAACTAAAGGAAATATTTCTgatatttgtttatcaGTTCCTGGTTGGTATACTGAAAAACAACGTCGTGCTGCTGCTGATGCTTGTAAAATTGCTGGATTAAATCCAGTTAGAATTGTTAATGAAGTTACTGCAGCAGCTGTTGGTTATGGTGTTTTCAAAGCTGGTGAATTACCTGAAgatgattataaaaaagttgcttttgttgatgttggtCATTCTTCTTATCAAGTTTCAATTGCTGCTGTTAAAAAAggtgaattgaaaattttagGTTCAGCTTATGATAAACATTTTGGTGGAAGAAATTTCGATTATGCTATTGCTGAACATTTTGctaaagaatttaaatctaaatataaaattgatgttcATGAAAATCCAAAAGCTTATTATCGTGTTTTAGTTGCTgctgaaaaattgaaaaaagttTTATCTGCCAATACTCAAGCTCCtattaatattgaatcAGTTATgaatgatgttgatgtttcttcatctttaactagagaagaattggaagaatTAGTACAACCATTATTGGATAGAATTAATGTTCCAATTGAAACTGCTTTGAAAGATGCTGGTCTTACTGTTGATCAATTAgattcaattgaagttATTGGTGGTTCTTCAAGAATTCCTGCTGTTAAAACCAGAATTTCAGAAATTTTTGGTAAACCATTATCTTTTACTTTGAATCAAGATGAAGCTATTGCTAAAGGTAATGCTTATATTTGTGCTTGTCATTCTCCAACTGTTAGAGTAAGACCATTCAAATTTGAAgattataatcaatatacTGTATCTTATTTCTGGGAtaaagaagatgatgaagaagaagatgatcATTTAGAAGTTTTCCCTAAAGGAGGATTATTCCCTTCAACTAAAATCATCACTTTATTTAGAAAAGGTCcatcatttgaaattgaagcCAAATATACTAAACCAGAAGAATTACCAAAAGGTACAGAACTTCATATTGCTAAATGGAAAATTAGTGGTGTTGTTCCTGATGAAGGTGAATCATCAATTGCTACCAAGATAAAATTAAGAAATGATCCATCAGGATTTTATACTATTGAAAGTGCTCATACTGTAGTAGAACAAACTgttaaagaattgattgaacCAACTAAAAATGATGCCAAGGGAGAAGAAGGAGATGAAGAAATCGATGAAGATGCTGAACCACAATATAGAGAAGTCAAGAAATTAGTTAAAAAGAATGATTTAATCATTGAATGTGAATCTGCTGCTTTACCTGATGGTGATTTACAagattttattgaaaaagaagcaTCTATGGTTATGGAAGATAAATTAGTTTTCGATActgaagaaaagaaaaatcaattggaagAATATATTTATGAATTAAGAGGTAAATTAGATGAAGAATATAAAGATTTTGCTAgtgaacaagaaaaagaaaaattatcaggattattaatgaaagCTGAAGATTGGTTATATGAAGATGGTGAAGATAGTACTAAAGCTAAATATATTGCTAAATATGAAGAATTAGCATCTATTGGTAATGTTATTAAAGGTAGATATTTAGCtaaagaacaagaaaaaaaggaaCAATATAGACAAAAACAAGAAGCTGCTCAAGCTGCCGCTATGGCTGAAAAAATGGCAGCTCAAAGAGAAGCTTCTAAAAAGCAAGAATCATCATCTggaaagaaagataaaGAAGGTGATGTTGAAATGGATTAA
- a CDS encoding nuclear-envelope, endoplasmic-reticulum-associated-degradation network protein NPL4, putative (Similar to C. albicans NPL4;~Similar to S. cerevisiae NPL4), with amino-acid sequence MTSIILRFRSKDGMFRISTDSSSNFTLVIEQLIEKLPQSDKINLQSLTISNKPQDKGKSVYEFQNHTINDLELKNGDILYISYESVTTDQPPTTTTTTTTNTSIPITPIVATSTSSHGPLKVEELPIDQELDKQDGLINRPLSSMCRHGPKGMCEYCSPLPPWDETYRKDHGIKHISFHAFLKQQLEKLKSSGGSYFPPLDPIDYSIDLTCNQGHKPYPNGICSKCQPSPITLQLQKFRMVDHLEFADSFILNDFINVWRISGVQRFGYLYGKYAKSDKTPLGIKAIVEMIIEPPQHDELDGITLLDWNKEEEEEKLVDNLANKFGLYKVGMIFTDLTDDGNKNGKVLCKRHKDSYFLTNLEIIMAAKFQLKYPNISKYSTTENNGQFSSKFVTCVISGGLNGEIEPRSYQVSTSAEALVKADIITGCTQPSQIYVNENNNHRYVPDIQYSKINEYGLEVKSNAKPTFPGEFLLVSLTDSFPLNPKPIFTNSYVIENREFLGDENNDIQSLKTLYNYLKSNNDQIFNFHFLLHLIKIHILNDMEIQLLIDYIKSKNLEDYLKLIETNGWMTLMTILEQSV; translated from the coding sequence ATGACATCAATTATACTTAGATTTAGATCCAAAGATGGTATGTTCCGTATTTCAACGGATTCATCCTCAAATTTCACATTAGTTATAGAACAATTAATTGAGAAATTACCTCAATCtgataaaatcaatttacaAAGTTTAACCATTAGTAATAAACCTCAAGATAAAGGTAAATCAGTTTatgaatttcaaaatcatactataaatgatttagaattgaaaaatggtgatatattatatatcaGTTATGAATCGGTCACCACTGATCAACccccaacaacaacaacaacaacaacaacaaatactTCTATTCCTATTACTCCCATAGTTGCTACTAGTACTTCCCTGCATGGACCATTAaaagttgaagaattacCTATAGATCAAGAATTAGATAAACAAGATGGATTAATTAATCGtccattatcatcaatgtGTCGACATGGACCTAAAGGAATGTGTGAATATTGTTCACCATTACCTCCATGGGATGAAACTTATCGTAAAGATCATGGTATAAAACATATATCATTTCATGCAtttttaaaacaacaattggaaaaattgaaatcttcTGGTGGTTCATATTTCCCTCCTTTAGACCCCATagattattcaattgatttaacttGTAATCAAGGTCATAAACCTTATCCTAATGGTATATGTTCTAAATGTCAACCATCTCCTATAACTttacaattacaaaaatttaGAATGGTTGATCATTTAGAATTTGCtgattcatttattttaaatgattttattaatgttTGGAGAATTAGTGGAGTACAAAGATTTGGTTATTTATATGGTAAATATGCTAAATCTGATAAAACTCCTTTAGGTATAAAAGCTATAGTAGAAATGATTATTGAACCTCCACAACATGATGAATTAGATGGAATTACTTTATTAGATTGgaataaagaagaagaagaagaaaaattggttgATAATTTAGCTAATAAATTTGGACTTTATAAAGTGGGGATGATTTTCACTGATTTAACTGATGATGGTAATAAAAATGGTAAAGTATTATGTAAAAGACATAAAGATAGTTATTTTTTAACTAATTTAGAAATTATTATGGCAGctaaatttcaattaaaatatcCTAATATATCTAAATATAGTACCACGGAAAATAATGGtcaattttcatcaaaatttgtTACTTGTGTTATATCAGGAGGATTAAATGGAGAAATTGAACCTAGATCTTATCAAGTTTCAACAAGTGCTGAAGCATTAGTTAAAGCTGATATTATTACTGGTTGTACTCAACCTTCACAAATTTAtgttaatgaaaataataatcatcgATATGTCCCTGATATTCAATATCtgaaaattaatgaatatgGTTTAGAAGTTAAATCAAATGCTAAACCTACTTTCCCTGGAGAATTTTTATTGGTATCATTAACTGATCTGTTCCCATTAAATCCTAAACCTATATTCACTAATTCTTATGTAATTGAAAATCGTGAATTTTTAGgtgatgaaaataatgatattcaaagtttgaaaactttatataattatttgaaatctaataatgatcaaatttttaatttccattttcttttacatttaattaaaattcatattttaaatgatatggaaatacaattattaattgattatataaagagtaaaaatttggaagattatttgaaattaattgaaactaATGGTTGGATGACTTTAATGACTATATTAGAACAGAGTGTGTAA
- a CDS encoding nuclear protein HAC1, putative (Similar to C. albicans HAC1;~Similar to S. cerevisiae HAC1) codes for MELTIDNTNTTSSNLDDLSVATPTSLMTSTTTSPSPSTSSHSNTNTLDIDPATFKSTLPPRKRAKTQEEKEQRKIERILRNRRAAHASREKKRKHVEYLENYVLKLEENLTKLNNNYNQAFELLTKDNQELLSSKLEVLDDVSDLKQQIHSNMAGTRKSNHKKSNDDDIEEDEEVEEEEQEIKKEEEEEQKPVSKKRKLNTKTKSKTKTKSSTKTVTSTPPSSSISSLSPDATHINGSNSNSTNINTTISSPIQMKKEIDIDNIFIKKEFSQSPLQPTQEQEHHDIYLKSESKDAFWNYPSPLSFHDSPLQIDIDTSSSPSPSSSSTTSSSSLISSSGPTNHSIADLAAISLAASRANRIISVGL; via the coding sequence atggaGTTAACTATTGACAACACCAATACTACTTCGTCAAATCTAGATGATTTATCTGTTGCTACACCAACTTCTTTAATGACAAGCACCACAacatcaccatcaccatcaaCAAGTAGTCACAGTAATACTAATACATTAGACATAGATCCAGCTACTTTTAAATCGACTTTACCACCTAGAAAAAGAGCCAAGActcaagaagaaaaggaaCAAAGAAAGATTGAAAGAATATTAAGAAATAGAAGAGCAGCTCATGCATCcagagaaaagaaaagaaaacatgTTGAATATTTAGAAAACTATGTTTTAAAATTGGAAGAAAATTTAactaaattgaataataattataatcaagcatttgaattattaacaaAAGATAATCAGGAGTTACTTTCGTCTAAACTTGAAGTTTTAGATGATGTTTCTgatttaaaacaacaaatccaTTCTAATATGGCTGGTacaagaaaatcaaatcataagaaatcaaatgatgACGAtatagaagaagatgaagaagtagaagaagaagaacaagaaatcaagaaagaagaagaagaagaacaaaagCCAGTTTctaaaaagagaaaactTAATACCAAAACTAAATCGAAgactaaaactaaaagtTCTACTAAAACTGTGACATCTAcaccaccatcatcatcgatatcttcattatcaCCAGATGCTACTCACATTAAtggtagtaatagtaatagtacCAATATTAATACCACGATATCATCACcaattcaaatgaaaaaggaaattgatattgataatattttcattaaaaaaGAGTTTTCACAATCACCACTACAACCAacacaagaacaagaacaccatgatatatatttaaaaaGTGAATCGAAAGATGCTTTTTGGAATTACCCATCACCACTTTCATTCCATGATTCCCCATTACAAATTGATATAGatacatcatcatcaccatccccctcctcctcctccaccacctcctcatcatcattaatttcatcttcCGGTCCAACTAATCATTCTATAGCTGATTTAGCAGCAATCAGTCTAGCAGCCAGCAGAGCCAATAGAATCATTTCAGTTGGactttga
- a CDS encoding leucine-rich Irepeat IFA/LPF family protein, putative codes for MTILTPDVDLFSKVAKLPSEVIIMIIDHLPKCVLPELLYFPPIRKEIASTILSDVYITNNVRRHKGSNDDEPLVGYSQCDCNQFRIKLIKLKQGINQWNIYPKTIHLEYMEQFTNVLDTFPELLAEASSINGIFFGKEVLDPEELTKFLNNSNIKFDMIRLDDFQDPVKIPPVATTISLFDTILDDYDISDVQKMDIEMKSRSLGSEFYDFPIDLEELQIKSESLFQATLIPNLRKLCITAEYHLISYRIEELTRLEYLSLNFLNFTCFYALEMDAPNLKTLILNKCLTLTEYDGLENCQHLKHLTINDCAYPFELLNKASFHELESFEYNGSDYIDPECFEKENFTFPVNLKKLSIKSEDFINVDLNQIVFPVSLTHLELLDISFINEYFHLDDNLQYIHIETSKLTFENKFKIPSMAEELILKADYLTFESPEFMYSLPKNLLRLHLIATKQGEMNSLTQTIKWPMILSDFALTGFNIDYKTLELLNLKESKLREIKVCEGNVKKLDIDLFPVSVEYLTLSHMGIHQLPDSLEKLENLQKLSLSGNQLRKINSVKLPISSLKDLDLSQCNLELVSPFLVSMFEMENENPELRVNATGNLNVNVNDIRKVLKAIKGLSLELNKFNETLMEISKHSSRLQCTSELDDPYFEQSITEKKTGPDSYESEDLYNGSDFNSDEEKNDEDNKRRKVS; via the coding sequence ATGACGATTCTAACCCCTGATGTGGATCTTTTTTCCAAAGTAGCAAAACTTCCATCTgaagttattattatgattattgaTCATTTACCCAAGTGTGTTTTACCAGAATTATTGTATTTCCCTCCAATTAGAAAGGAAATTGCTTCTACAATTTTATCAGATGTATACATTACCAACAATGTTCGTCGACACAAAGGTagtaatgatgatgagcCACTTGTTGGGTATTCCCAGTGCGATTGTAACCAATTCAGAATCAAACTCATCAAGTTGAAACAAGGTATTAATCAATGGAATATATACCCGAAAACTATACATTTGGAATATATGGAACAATTTACCAATGTTTTAGACACATTCCCAGAACTTTTAGCAGAAGCTCTGAGTATTAATggcattttttttggtaaagAAGTTTTAGATCCAGAAGAATTGACAAAGTTTTTGAACAATtccaatatcaaatttgatATGATAAGATTAGACGATTTCCAAGATCCAGTGAAAATACCTCCTGTTGCCACAACTATTCTGTTATTTGATACTATATTagatgattatgatattTCTGATGTTCAAAAAATGGATATAGAAATGAAATCTCGTAGTTTAGGATCCGAATTTTATGattttccaattgatttagaaGAATTACAAATTAAAAGTGAACTGTTATTTCAAGCAACTTTAATTCCCAATTTACGGAAATTATGTATCACAGCAGAATATCATCTAATAAGTTATAGAATAGAAGAATTGACTAGATTAGAATATTTACTGCTTAATTTCCTCAATTTTACTTGTTTTTATGCTCTTGAAATGGATGCACCAAATTTAAAAACCttaatattgaataaatgTTTAACGTTGACTGAATATGATGGGTTAGAGAATTGTCAACATTTAAAGCATTTAACAATAAATGATTGTGCATATccatttgaattattaaataaagcAAGTTTTCATGAATTAGAAAGTTTTGAATATAATGGATCCGATTATATAGATCCAGAATGTTttgagaaagaaaattttacTTTCCCtgtaaatttgaaaaaattatcaataaaatcagaagattttattaatgttgatttgaatcaaatagTATTTCCGGTTTCATTGACACATTTAGAACTTTTAGatatatcatttattaatgaatatttCCATTTGGATGACAATTTACAATATATTCATATTGAAACATCAAAGCTtacttttgaaaataaatttaaaatccCTTCTATGGCTGAagaattgatattaaaagCTGATTATTTAACTTTTGAAAGTCCAGAATTCATGTATTCTTTGCCAAAAAATCTTTTACGATTGCATTTAATTGCTACCAAACAAGGAGAAATGAATTCCCTTActcaaacaatcaaatgGCCAATGATATTAAGTGATTTTGCATTAACGGGTTTCAATATTGATTACAAGACATTGGagttattaaatttaaaagaatcTAAACTCAGAGAAATTAAAGTTTGTGAGGGTAATGTAAAGAAGTTAGATATAGATTTGTTTCCAGTTAGTGTTGAATATCTAACTTTGCTGCATATGGGAATACACCAATTACCTGATTCATTAGAAAAGTTggaaaatttacaaaagtTATCTCTATCAGGTAATCAATtgagaaaaataaattctGTTAAATTGccaatatcatcattgaAAGATTTAGATTTAAGTCAATGTAATCTTGAATTAGTGTCACcatttttggtttcaatgtttgaaatggaaaatgaaaatccAGAATTAAGAGTAAATGCAACGGGGAATTTAAATGTCAATGTTAATGATATAAGAAAAGTATTAAAAGCAATAAAAGGACTTTCATTAGAActcaataaatttaatgaaacATTGATGGAAATATCCAAACATTCTTCTCGTTTGCAATGCACAAGTGAACTTGATGATCCTTATTTTGAACAATCTATAACCGAAAAGAAAACGGGCCCTGATTCTTATGAATCAGAAGATCTTTACAATGGAAGTGATTTTAATCtggatgaagaaaaaaatgatgaagataacAAAAGACGAAAAGTAAGTTAA
- a CDS encoding bud polarity/site selection protein (BUD family), putative (Similar to S. cerevisiae BUD16): MKSVLSIQSHVSHGYVGGKAAIFPLQTQGWEVDNINTVNFSNHTGYGSFKGTSLTSNELNDIMNQLINKLHISYRAIITGYIPNASLIKSTNEYISLIKQKQKDEEKVIYLLDPVMGDNNYLYVDKSCILEYQSILHNKLVDIITPNQFELELLTNMKIIDKFSLVEAINKLHNDYDIPYVVVTSITGGDIFKSPQESEDKYIHCVISTKDQPIIKVFDIPMIKSYFTGVGDLFSALLLDKFYKNKNDAMTNGIHDSIKVLSRSVNQVLTIMAKTLKLTHKLGIQQAIAATATTTRKDINDKDNFISGKINDGDTMKYFELKIIQAKDYYDYNGDGEFIEKVLELN; this comes from the coding sequence ATGAAATCGGTATTATCTATACAATCTCATGTTTCTCATGGTTATGTTGGTGGTAAAGCTGCCATATTCCCTTTACAAACTCAAGGATGGGAAGttgataatataaatactgtcaatttttcaaatcatacTGGATATGGATCATTTAAAGGAACATCATTAACTTCAAATGAACTAAACGatataatgaatcaattaattaataaacttCATATTTCTTATCGAGCTATTATAACTGGTTATATCCCAAATGCATCATTAATTAAGTCTACCAATGAATATATATCATTgatcaaacaaaaacagaaaGATGAGGAAAAAGTTATATACTTATTGGATCCGGTGATGGGggataataattatttatatgtTGATAAATCTTGCATACTTGAATATCAATCGATATTACATAATAAATTAGTTGATATTATCACtccaaatcaatttgaattagaattattaactaatatgaaaattattgataaatttagTCTTGTTGAAgccattaataaattacataatgattatgataTACCgtatgttgttgttacttCAATCACTGGTGGGGATATATTTAAATCACCACAGGAGCTGGAAgataaatatattcattGTGTTATATCAACTAAAGAtcaaccaataataaaagtATTTGATATCCCAATGATAAAATCATATTTCACTGGAGTTGGTGATTTATTTTCtgcattattattagataaattttataaaaataaaaatgatgcTATGACTAATGGGATACATGATTCAATAAAGGTGTTGAGTCGATCAGTAAATCAAGTGTTGACAATCATGGCGAAAACATTAAAACTTACACATAAATTAGGAATTCAACAAGCCATAGCAGCAACAgctacaacaacaagaaaagatattaatgataaagataatTTTATTAGTGGTAAAATAAACGATGGTGATACtatgaaatattttgaattaaaaaTCATTCAAGCTAAagattattatgattataaTGGAGATGGAGAGTTTATTGAGAAAGTAttagaattgaattaa
- a CDS encoding transposon polyprotein (fragment), putative (transposable element;~Similar to C. albicans Zorro family retrotransposon polyprotein) produces MTVCCVELEVPTALTNILVSHHIIFLQETTETNFYLLKSICLHYNMTLIYKTKKSSTMIVINYQHITFQNSNTLKSIRQSYCFTDAVIKINGLKKSIHLVSVYYPITSETDNQLIVNNALRQLPRSHHIILGGDFNHILDPELDAVKTVSQSAPKQAVTHESESFYNDYNLVDVFRVRHPTTKSYTSRNTN; encoded by the coding sequence ATGACAGTCTGTTGCGTGGAGCTTGAAGTACCCACAGCACTTACAAACATCCTTGTTTCCCACCACATCATCTTCCTCCAGGAGACAACTGAAACAAATTTCTACTTGCTCAAGAGCATCTGTTTGCATTACAACATGACCCTAATctacaaaacaaaaaagagcCTGACAATGATTGTCATAAACTACCAGCACATCACTTTCCAAAACAGTAATACTCTCAAAAGCATTAGACAATCATACTGTTTTACAGACGCCgtcatcaaaatcaacGGGTTGAAGAAATCGATCCACCTCGTCAGCGTATACTACCCGATCACCTCCGAAACCGACAACCAACTCATCGTCAACAACGCCCTCCGCCAGCTTCCTCGTTCACACCATATCATACTCGGCGGCGACTTTAACCATATTCTCGACCCCGAGCTAGATGCAGTAAAAACAGTATCCCAACTGGCGCCTAAGCAAGCAGTCACACATGAATCCGAGTCGTTCTACAACGACTACAACCTCGTAGATGTCTTCCGTGTCAGACACCCTACCACCAAATCATATACAAGCAGAAATACTAACTAA